In one Solanum lycopersicum chromosome 11, SLM_r2.1 genomic region, the following are encoded:
- the LOC544001 gene encoding Miraculin-like precursor: protein MMKSLVLFVSIALCVPLALSSTFSSDLLLPSDEVVPNGKTYASVVDSDGNPVKAGAKYFVLPSLRGSGGGLVLSRVVDKNVKVCPQDIVQEPQELNTGRPVEFFPAYPNKTGEIIKVNNPINVNFFSLSKTSRCANFTVWKMDKKYKYVVGRGTLGALNRIRNWFRIVPYGKGYRFVYCPSLCVPCKIRCFDLFISYEERENVQVRRLAASDNELPFSVYFKKAD, encoded by the coding sequence ATGATGAAGAGCCTTGTTCTCTTTGTGTCAATAGCACTCTGTGTTCCCTTAGCTTTGTCATCAACATTTTCTTCAGATCTTCTCCTTCCTTCTGATGAAGTAGTTCCTAATGGTAAAACATATGCTTCAGTAGTTGACAGTGATGGAAATCCAGTAAAAGCAGGTGCAAAATACTTTGTGTTACCATCTTTAAGGGGTAGTGGAGGTGGTCTTGTTTTGTCTAGAGTTGTTGACAAAAATGTTAAAGTTTGTCCACAAGACATTGTCCAAGAACCTCAGGAACTTAACACTGGACGTCCTGTGGAGTTCTTTCCAGCATACCCTAATAAAACTGGTGAAATTATTAAAGTTAACAACCCCATAAATGTTAACTTCTTTTCACTTAGTAAGACATCACGTTGTGCTAATTTTACTGTATGGAAAATGgacaagaaatataaatatgtggTAGGTAGAGGGACTCTAGGGGCGCTGAATCGCATAAGGAATTGGTTCAGGATTGTGCCATATGGAAAGGGCTATAGGTTTGTATATTGTCCTTCACTCTGTGTTCCTTGCAAAATTAGGTGCTTTGACTTATTCATTTCTTATGAGGAACGCGAAAATGTTCAAGTTAGACGCTTGGCTGCCTCGGACAATGAATTGCCATTTTCTGTTTACTTCAAGAAGGCTGATTAA
- the LOC138339271 gene encoding uncharacterized protein encodes MYPVDPGLRDNGWEALPEAVVEAPARGRGRSRARGHASSTTAAIGRGRGEASVRGRPREVSTERQIDGREDQGQLPVDTAVQNDVALAVRGQVAPMVVLTEDEQRRYERFRKMDPPQFQGGKSENVHDFLTTCRELLDMVGLAESHGVLYATLQLRGERLVEDLFGGFSSWISSNYLGALSRRALAIIPNETEMIRRFVRGLTFSIRSAVLRTSREGAYFQSIMSAAKEAELMEREEFGDPKRARISGQFHGASFGGRESHRVSGSFQQRGPIHASMPTFEGSQTSRGSYSLDADHLMRQCTSQRGRGGPRPNSSFQTRPPAPEGRGHGRVHSGRGDRVSSSGVVAQQSGGRGIIPRLVEKGCLSYLAFIWDTSVELPPMDSVPVVQEFLNGASLFSKIDLRSGYHQLKIRASDIPKTAFRTRYGHYEFLVMSFGLINAPEAFMELMTGVFRPYVHSFVIVFIDDFLFYSKTKEDHVRHLMIVLQRLREKKLYAKFSKCDFWRTSVTFLGHVVSKEGITVYPAKIEAVRGWTQPTSPNEIRTLWDWQWSDECEQSFQKLKTLLTSSPVLTLPEEGVDFTVSLQYFFSERDFNLRQRRWLELLKDYVVTILYHRGKANVVADALSRKTPSMGSLASLSIEERPLARDLDMSTTFHPQTDGQSERTIHVLEDMLRACVIDFGARWDRHLPLAEFAYNNSYHSSIQMAPFEALYGKRCISPIGWFDSVEMDSLDTNLIRDAMEQGDHVWLRVSPMKGMMRFGKKGKLSPRFIGPFEILSRVGEVAYKLALATQFIGSSSYMTFEEEPIVILDRQIRKLRTKEIASVKVQWKHRTVEEATWEIESDMRARYPQLF; translated from the exons ATGTACCCCGTGgatcccggactgagagacaacgg ATgggaggcacttcccgaggcagttgttgaggccccagctaggggtaggggtagatctcgagctagaggtcaTGCTAGTAGTACGACAGCAGCCATAGGTCGTGGACGTGGAGAAGCGTCAGTGAGAGGTCGTCctagagaggtctctacagAACGTCAGATTGATGGCAGAGAGGATCAG gggcaactaccagtagatACCGCGGTTCAGAATGATGTTGCACTAGCAGTTAGGGGTCAAGTTGCACCCatggttgttctgacagaggatgagcagcgtaggtatgagagatttcgaaagatggacccacctcagtttcagggtgggaagagcgagAACGTTCATGACTTTCTAACTACTTGCCGAGAGTTACTAGATatggttggattagctgagtcacatggggttctatatgctacactccagcttcgtggagagagactggtggaggacttattcgggggtttttccagttggatctcctccaaTTACTTGGGAGCA ttgtctaggcgtgcgttggccattattccaaatgagacagagatgatccgcagatttgtgaggggattgactttctctattaGGTCAGCTGTGTTGCGGACATCTAGGGAGGGGGCTTATTTCCAGTCCATTAtgagcgccgccaaagaggcagaattgatggagagagaggagtttggggaccctaaaagggCCCGTATATCAGGtcagtttcatggtgcctcatTTGGAGGCAGGGAATCACAcagagtgagtggttcttttcagcagcggggacctattcatgcatctatgccgacatttgagggtagccagacatctaggggttcttatagcCTGG ATGccgatcatctaatgcggcagtgtacttctcaaagaggtcgtggtgggcctcgacctaattcttcattccagactagaccaccagcaccaGAGGGTAGAGGTCATGGCAGAGTTCATTCAGGcagaggtgatagagtttctagtagtggtgttgtagctcagcagagtgggggtagag gtatcatccca agattggtggagaaggggtgtttgtcttacttagcgtTTATTtgggatactagtgttgaactacctcccatggactctgttcctgtggttcaggagtttctcaat ggagcatcattgttctctaagattgatttgaggtctgggtatcacCAGTTGAAGATTAGagcatcagatatccctaagacagcttttcggactcggtatgggcattatgagttcctagtgatgtccttcggattgaTTAATGCCCCTGAAGctttcatggagttgatgactGGGGTATTTCGACCATACGTtcattcttttgtgattgttttcatcgatgactTCTTGTTTTACTCCAAGACTaaggaggaccatgtccgacacctgatgattgtacttcagaggttgagagaaaagaagttgtatgccaagttctcaaagtgtgactTTTGGCGtacttctgtgacattcttgggacatgtgGTGTCTAAGGAGGGTATTACAGTATATCCggccaagattgaggcagttcGAGGCTGGACACAACCTACTTCACCTAATGAGATTCGGActttgtgggattggcag tggtctgatgagtgtgagcagagctttcaaaaactcaagactttgttgacttcatCTCCTGTattgactctacctgaggagggtgtagactttacagt GAGTCTTCAGTATTTCTTTAGTGAGAGGGATTTTAACTTGCGGCagcggagatggcttgagttgctgaaggactatgtTGTGACAATTCTGTATCATCGGgggaaggccaatgttgtggctgatgctttgagtaggaagactcctagcatggggagtcttgcatctcttagtattgaggagagaccattggctagagat ttagatatgagtacaacttttcaccctcagacagatggtcagTCCGAGCGGACGATTCATGTGTTGGAGGACATGCTCCGggcgtgtgtgatcgatttcggAGCTAGATGGGatcgacatttacccttagcagagtttgcctataataacagttatcactctagtatccagatggccccatttgaggcgttGTATGGTAAGCGGTGTATATctccgattggttggtttgattcggtggagatggactctttggatacaaaCTTGATTCgagatgctatggagcaa ggtgatcatgtttggctccgagtatcaccaATGAAGGGTATGATGAGGTtcggaaagaagggcaagctaAGCCCTAGATTCATTGGAccatttgagattttgagccgagtgggagaggtggcctataagttggcccTTGCCACCCAGTTTATCGGTAGTTCATCCT ACAtgacatttgaggaggagcctatagttattttggataggcagattcgaaagcttaggaccaaggagattgcttcagtaaaaGTGCAGTGGAAGCACCGAACGGTGGaagaggcaacttgggagatagagtctgacatgcgtgccagataCCCTCAGCTTTTTTAA